A region of the Amycolatopsis sp. cg13 genome:
TTTCGCCGACCCGCTCGTCGCCGCCGTCGCGCCGCGCGTGCGTCCGCTCGCCGCCGACACGTGGGCTGGCCGCTACACCCGCGCCGCCAGCAGCCTCGACCTTGGCACCGCCGCTGCCCGCGTCGCACCCGGCACACGACTGTCCTATGTGCCCACTGCCGCCTTGCTGGTTCGTCGGACCGCAGTGGAATCCGTCGCCCGTGACGGTGCGGTTTTCGACCCGGCAATGCGCGTCGGCGAGGACGTCGACCTCGGCTGGCGACTCCACGACGCTGGCTTCCGAATCCGCTACGACCCGTCCGCGCACGTCGACCACCACGAACCGGCCACTTGGCGCGCGTTGCTCCGTCGTCGCGCCAGTTACGGCACTTCCGCCGCACCGTTGGCCATTCGCCGCCCGGCCGCGATGGCCCCGCTCGTGCTGCACCCGTGGCCGACGCTGACCGTCGCCGCGCTTCTGGCCCGCCGTCCGCTTCCAGCTGCCGCTGCCTTCGCGGGCGCAGTGCTGACCATGGCCCGAGTGCTGCGCCGAAGCGACGTGCCGACACACGGCGTTGCGCGCGCGATGGGTACGGCCGTCGGCCAAACCTGGCTCGGGTTCGGCCGCTACAGCACGCAATTCGCCGCGCCCCTGCTCGCCGCTTTTTTGGTGCCCGGCGGTCGAAAACGCTGGGGACGACGAGCCGCGATCGCTTCGCTGCTCGCCGGACCGCCGCTGACCGCCTGGCTGCGGCAACGCCCCGATCTCGATCCATTCCGCTACACCGCCGGCGCGATCGCCGACGACCTCGCGTACGGCGCCGGGGTGTGGGCGGGCTGTCTCGACCACCGGACCGCGGTCCCGCTGCGGCCGCGCGTCACCTGGCGCCCTCTGCGCGTCGACCCGAAGGGAAAACGATGAGCACCACCTGGTTCGAATCAATCGCCGAAGCACAGCGGCGGGCGAAGAAGCGCCTGCCCGCGTCCGTCTACTCGGCACTGATCGCCGGTTCGGAAAAAGGGCTGACGCTGCAAGACAATCTGGCCGCGTACGACGAACTGCGCTTCGCCCCGCGCACCGCCGGACTGCCCGGCGAACGCGATCTGAGCACGAAGGTCCTCGGCCGCGACGTCGCGCTGCCCGTGCTGATTTCGCCGACCGGCGTGCAGGCCGTGCATCCCGACGGCGAGGTCGCGGTCGCCCGTGCGGCCGCCGCGCGCGGAACGTCGATGGGGCTGTCGTCGTTCGCCAGCAAGCCGGTCGAGGAAGTGGTGGCGGCCAACCCCAATACGTACTTCCAGGTGTACTGGACAGGCAGCCGCGACGACATCCTCCGCCGCCTGGACCGGGCGCGATCCGCGGGGGCGGTCGGGATCATCCTCACGCTCGACTGGTCGTTCTCGCACAGCCGCGACTGGGGCAGCCCGCACATCCCGGACAAGCTGACGCTGCGCGAACTGATCCGCTTCGCACCCGAAGGCATGATGCATCCGCGGTGGCTGCTCGCCTACGCGCGCACCAAGAAGCTGCCAGACCTCAGCGTCCCGAACATGGCTGAGCCTGGGACGCCGGTGCCGTCGTTCTTCGGCGCGTACGGGCAGTGGATGCAGACCGCGCCGCCGAGCTGGGAAGACGTTAGCTGGCTGCGGAAGCAGTGGGACGGGCCGTTCCTGTTGAAGGGCGTGTACCGGGTCGACGAGGCACGCCGCGCGGTGGACGCCGGGGTCAGCGCGATCTCGGTGTCCAACCACGGCGGCAACAACCTCGACGGCACTCCCGCCACGATCCGCGCGCTGCCCGCCGTCGCGGAAGCGGTGGGAAGCGAGGTGGAAGTGCTGCTGGACGGCGGAATCCGGCGCGGGAGCGATGTCGTGAAGGCGCTCGCACTCGGGGCGCGCGCGGTCCTGATCGGACGCGCGTACCTGTGGGGCCTCGCGGCGGGCGGGCAGGCCGGGGTGGAGAACGTGCTGGACGTGCTGCGCAACGGCATCGATTCGACGCTGCTCGCGCTGGGGCATCGCAGCGTGCACGACCTGAGCCGGGACGACTTGATCGTCCCGGAGGGCTTCGAACGCCGGATCGGGGCTTGATCTGTTGTCCGTGAGGGGAACCCTGAGGGACTCTGATTCCCTCAGGGTTCCCCTCACGGACAGTCTTTTGGAGTGCAGGCAGCTCGCGTTCAGCCGCGCGTGGTTCCGGACGTGGAGTCCTTACACCGCAAGGGTTCCGCTATCGCCCGCGCGGTGCCGGGTTCTGCTGGAACTGCCCCTGCCAGCTGGCTTGGGCACCGGTGTCGCCGATCCGCACGATGTCGTAAACCGCCGCCCCGCCAGCCAGGATCGACAGCACGATCAACGTCACGCTGACCGCTTTGGAGGCAGGCGCGAGAAACACCCGACGGCGATTCGCCGCAGCTTTGCTTGCGCTGGCACCGCTCACGGCGAGGCCCGCTTGACGGGCACCAGCCGCAGCCGTGCCAGCCGCAGCTGCCTCGGGCACCTCCGACCCAGCACCGCCAGCCACCGCACCGCCAGCCACCGCAGCATCAGCCCCGGCACCAACACTCCCAGGCACGCCGACACCAGCGCGCGCCGACGTCGCGCCAGGCGCTCCCTCAGCAGCACCACCGCTTCCGGGCACGCCAACGCCCGCCGCAGCACCGCCGGCCGCAGCACTCGCGCCCGCATTGGGTGCCGCTGCCGCGGCACCGCCGCCTGCAGCGGCACCAACGCCGCCAGACCCCGCAGGTCCACCAGCCAGCGCCGCACCCGCATGCGCGCCCGCACCGGTCACCGCCGCCACGGAACCGCCCGCCGCCACAGCATCAGCGTCCGAGCCCGCAGCACCCGCGTCCGCCACAGCAGCGCCAGCCTCCCGCTGCCGCCACCACAGCGCCAAAGCCAGCACCGCCACCGGGATCGCCGCCCAGATCGCCGTGTCGCCGAGTTCGGTGTGCGCCCGGACCAGCGGCGTCCGCGCCACGCGCCGTTCCAGCCACTCGCCCGCATTCGTCGTTATGGGCACCAGGATAACCACCAGTACCGACAAAATCGCGTTCGCGCCGGCCAGCCGCCTGCGCACCGAAGGCAGGCAAGCGGTCAGCACCAAGACCAGCGCCGACAACGGCAGCAGCACGACAATCGCGTGCACGAGCAGGATATGAGCGGGCAACCCGTTGACCGTCGTCATGCAGCCTTTCCCATCCACGAACCACAAACCAGCCACAACTTTGGCCGAAACCCGTTAGCCCCGGGCAAGATCAAGGTGTGAATCAGGTAAGAGCCACCGTGAACCCGACCACCGCGCCGCCGCCCTCCCGTGGTCCGGCGAACACCTCGCCGCCGTGCGAGAGCGCGACTTCCCGCACGATCGACAGCCCCAGCCCCGACCCGGGCAGGGACCGCGCGCCCGCCGCTCGATAGAACCGGTCGAAAACCCGGCCGGCGTCCTCGATCCCCGGCCCGCGGTCCAGCACCTCGACCCGTCCGTCCCGCACGCGCAGTTCCACCGGACCCGAGCTGAACTTCACCGCGTTCTCCAGCAGATTCGTCATCGCCCGTTCCAAGGCCTTCGACCGGCCGGGGACCGTCGTGTCATCGGCGTCCACGGCAACCGCACGACCGGACCGCCGACGCACCCGCGCGGCAGCTCGCTCAGCAGGCGAGCGCAGTTCGACCGGCAGCAGCGGCTCGTCGTCGTACTGTCCGGTGGCCAATTCCACCAGCTCCGTGACCAGATGAGTCAGCTCGCGTGTCTCGCCGTCGACGTCCGCGAGCAGCCGGTTCCGCGCGTCCGGCGACAATTCCTCGAACCGCCGCAGCACGCTCGCGTTGGTGCGCAGGCTGGTCAGCGGAGTACGCAGCTCGTGCGCGGCGTCCTGGACCAGCCGTTCCTGGTCGTCGCGGGCGCGCGCGAGCCGCTCGAGCATCCCGGCGAACGAGGCGGACAGCCTGCCGACCTCGTCGCGGCCGCGGTCCGGGACCCCGAGCCCTGGCCTGCTGCCCGCGCTCACCTCCTCGGTCAGCCGGGTGAGCCGGACCAGCCGCCGGGTGATCTGCCGCGCGAGGAGCCAGCCCGCCAGCGCCGCCCCGGCCAGCACCGCGAGGCTGACCCAGGTCATCCGCTCGGCGAGGTCGCCGAGGACGTGCCGGGTTTCGTCCACGTCGATGCCGAGCTGCAGCGACCCGCGCCCGGAGCCGAGCGCGACGGTGAGCACCCGGTAGTCGTCCGGACCGACAGTCGCGTCCGCATACCGAGTGCCGACAACAAGCTCCCGATCAGCAGTG
Encoded here:
- the mftD gene encoding pre-mycofactocin synthase MftD (MftD, an enzyme found in the mycofactocin biosynthesis locus, performs an oxidative deamination of 3-amino-5-[(p-hydroxyphenyl)methyl]-4,4-dimethyl-2-pyrrolidinone (AHDP). The resulting compound, now called pre-mycofactocin (PMFT), is a biologically active redox cofactor that can oxidize the non-exchangeable NADH of TIGR03971 family SDR-type oxidoreductases.) produces the protein MSTTWFESIAEAQRRAKKRLPASVYSALIAGSEKGLTLQDNLAAYDELRFAPRTAGLPGERDLSTKVLGRDVALPVLISPTGVQAVHPDGEVAVARAAAARGTSMGLSSFASKPVEEVVAANPNTYFQVYWTGSRDDILRRLDRARSAGAVGIILTLDWSFSHSRDWGSPHIPDKLTLRELIRFAPEGMMHPRWLLAYARTKKLPDLSVPNMAEPGTPVPSFFGAYGQWMQTAPPSWEDVSWLRKQWDGPFLLKGVYRVDEARRAVDAGVSAISVSNHGGNNLDGTPATIRALPAVAEAVGSEVEVLLDGGIRRGSDVVKALALGARAVLIGRAYLWGLAAGGQAGVENVLDVLRNGIDSTLLALGHRSVHDLSRDDLIVPEGFERRIGA
- the mftF gene encoding mycofactocin biosynthesis glycosyltransferase MftF (Members of this protein family, MftF, are glycosyltransferases, members of PF00535 (glycosyl transferase family 2). The encoding gene is found as part of the mycofactocin cassette, in Mycobacterium tuberculosis, many other Actinobacteria, and occasional members of other lineages. Mycofactocin itself, a putative redox carrier, is a heavily modified derivative of the C-terminal Val-Tyr dipeptide of the mycofactocin precursor MftA (TIGR03969).), which codes for MTTPLPAGFRLAVDPSVKQLSDGLLFGGSPTRVLRLTKAGRTAWARLADHPVETSAEGVLARLLTDAGFAHPLPPAKTADATVVIPVRDRAGLLGRCLAGLDGRYPALVVDDGSADPAAISAAASAHGAKLVRREVNGGPGVARNTALEHVSTDLIAFLDSDCVPSPDWIDQLAGHFADPLVAAVAPRVRPLAADTWAGRYTRAASSLDLGTAAARVAPGTRLSYVPTAALLVRRTAVESVARDGAVFDPAMRVGEDVDLGWRLHDAGFRIRYDPSAHVDHHEPATWRALLRRRASYGTSAAPLAIRRPAAMAPLVLHPWPTLTVAALLARRPLPAAAAFAGAVLTMARVLRRSDVPTHGVARAMGTAVGQTWLGFGRYSTQFAAPLLAAFLVPGGRKRWGRRAAIASLLAGPPLTAWLRQRPDLDPFRYTAGAIADDLAYGAGVWAGCLDHRTAVPLRPRVTWRPLRVDPKGKR
- a CDS encoding ATP-binding protein — protein: MNLRGKLAIAFAAVGGGAAILVGVLGYHTASQRISAELDRSLLSTAAQVSAGAVQLLEPSPLTRGPGDDDHDEAQPMVAQSIAPDGTVHRVGGRPVALPVTTADRELVVGTRYADATVGPDDYRVLTVALGSGRGSLQLGIDVDETRHVLGDLAERMTWVSLAVLAGAALAGWLLARQITRRLVRLTRLTEEVSAGSRPGLGVPDRGRDEVGRLSASFAGMLERLARARDDQERLVQDAAHELRTPLTSLRTNASVLRRFEELSPDARNRLLADVDGETRELTHLVTELVELATGQYDDEPLLPVELRSPAERAAARVRRRSGRAVAVDADDTTVPGRSKALERAMTNLLENAVKFSSGPVELRVRDGRVEVLDRGPGIEDAGRVFDRFYRAAGARSLPGSGLGLSIVREVALSHGGEVFAGPREGGGAVVGFTVALT